The following nucleotide sequence is from Emys orbicularis isolate rEmyOrb1 chromosome 21, rEmyOrb1.hap1, whole genome shotgun sequence.
aaccccagttccctcagcctctcctcgtaagtcatgtgctccagccccttattcattttcgttgccctccgctggactctctccaatttgtccacatcccttctgtagtggggggcccaaaactggacgcaatactccagatgtggcctcactagtgccaaatagaggggaataatcacttcccttgatctgctggcagtgcccctacttatacagcccaatatgccattggccttcttcacaacaagggcacactgctgactcatatccagcttctcgtccactgtaatccccaggtccttttctgcagaacttctgcttagccagtcggtccccaccctgtagcggtgcatgaaattcttccatcctaagtgcaggactctgcacttgtccttgttgaacctcatcagatttcttttggcccaatcctccaatttgtctaggtccctctgtatccgatccctaccctccagtgtatctacctctccccgcagcgtagtgtcatctgcgaacttgctgatgGGGCAATTCatcccatcttccagatcattaataaagatgtgaacaaaaccaggaccgacccttggggcactccgcttgataccggctgccaactagacatggagccattgatcactacccattgagcccgacgatctagccagctttctatccaccttatagtccattcatccagcccatacttctttaacttgctggcaagaatactgtgggagaccatatcaaaagctttgttaaagtcaagatatatcacgtccactgctttccccctatccacagagccagttatctcatcatagaaggcaatcagggcatgacttgcccttagtcAATCTATCCCCCACCGCCCCCAATTTATCCATCCCCGCCCGAGGAGTATCATGAACCCAGCCAcgttgttacccggggttctttcaacccaaagctcttggtaattTTTACTcagtgcgaggtggtgtcaggaaataaatcaggggagacacagccatccgaccgatagatggctggcacacaCAGGACAACACTtaaacttaaagctaaactttacttaatcTCAAGCACtcacacacgtccgcaacaggttagtaaaacacccccaaccctcgataattaccaaagctgagtgtggctctcgaatggcacagcggcaggcttccatcggccaaatcttccgtctgccggtggggaccccCGAGATGCGTCCAGAGGGAACGTCCCTGAAGAAACCCTCCCGAACAGTCCAACTAACGCAAACttcccccccttatttatacGTTAGCACTAGGATGACgtcacttaaagaaaacttgctaagCCAGTGATTTTTAAGAGTCAAGCAAGAGGTTTACTTCTGATCATTAATTTAACCAGATGTGGGGGTTTTTTAGAGTGCACGTGCCTTCATACCCTGATAGACAGAttcttgtttttctaaaagacaagcCTCAGCAATTTCAACATTCTTAGCAGGAAGGGCGGAGGGTGAAGCCACCCTTTCTGTGGTACCCAAaaaccccctcccttcctgccttGGTGAAGTTAAGGCTGCTGCGTGGCCACTTTGCGGCCGGCTGACTTGGCTACTgttagcaataagcaatagtgattcgggcactttactggtttgccaagaTCTCCCCGAACGAAGTCTCCGGCGCCCACTACGGGCCAGAGCAGGAAGTGCAGGATGAGGCGCCCGGCAGAGCTCGGAGAGGCGCCCGGAAGAACCTGCTGGAGCCCCAAAGAAGGAGAATCCGCCCGGGCTGCCGGCTGCCAGGAGAGACGCCTGAGGACAAAGGTACCGTCCCGCAGAGGGGCAGGACTTTTGGGTTCTCcccctggctcagggaggggagtggggtctagtggttagagaaggggggaggaggggctgggagccaggactcctgggttctctcccccagTGACCCCGTGCCCTGTCCCTGCAGCGGAAGCCCCGTCTGGCATCGGGGACCTGGTTCTGGCAGCTGAGCTGATGGAGATGGCCGGGGTGTCCCCCTGCTATGCCCAGCACCGGGGCGGGACCCAGCCGGCCGTGCAGCACGACCATGGGGCCTACGGCGTCCCCCAGGAGCCGGCTGCGCTGGGCCACATGGTGCGGGAGCTGCAGGAGACGGTGCATCGGCAGagccagctgctgcagagctCGCAGGAGGCCCTGGCCGCCAGCCAGGAGCGctgccaggagctgcaggtgaggggcgaggcactagggggcgctgtgctgcaaggCGAGGGCATCATTCCcataccccaccccagagtcagccgcatcccagcgccgggcgagggatCCCCGGATacccagcccctgcgccccaccccagatgGGCTGGGCGAGAGGTCCCCGGATacccagcccctgcgccccaccccagatgGGCTGGGCAAGGGGTCCGTGGATacccagcccctgcgccccaccccagatgggctgggcgaggggtccccggatacccagcccctgtgccccaccccagatgggctgggcgaggggtccccggatacccagcccctgcaccccaccccagatgggctgggcgaggggtccccggatACTCagccgcgtctctggctctgcgTGCCGTAGGAGAGGTCGGAGAGCGAGTGCTGGGCGCTGGCGTCGGAGCTGGGCCAGCGGATTGCGGCGCTGGAGGCGGAGAACCGGAACCTGCGGTGCGAGCGGGACCAGCTGGAGAGCCAGACGCAGGGGCTGCGGgaggagctggagcggagccgcagcACGGTGCTGCACATCAGCCAGAAGCTGAAGgagcaggggggccgggccgggccgggccggttctGCCTGGCCAGCGTCCGGGACGACGGCAAGCGGCtgcggttctacaccggcttcggCAGCGCCCAGCGCCTGGCCGCGTTCCTGGCCTTCCTGACGGAGGGGGAGCCGCAGCGGGGGGCCGAGCCGGGCCCCCCCAGCGCCCTGAGCCCCGAGGACCAGCTCTTTCTGGTGCTGGTGCGGCTGAGGCTGGGGTTGCTcctgcaggatctggcctttcGCTTCCACCTCTCCGAGGCCACCGCCTCCCGCTACTGGCTCAGCTGGACCCAGCTCATGGAGACCCGGCTGGCCCAGGTGagcccccaccctggggccggcGCCCCCTAGGGGGAAAAGGCCCCaggccccattccccatcccctgagccagccagtccctgccctggggctggatgggagtcGGCGCCCCCTCGAGGGGAGCAAGGGAGAATCTGTGCGCGGAATAGATTGGAGGGACTGGTCCACCCCTCACATGGGGGGAGCATAGTCCCATCTTCACATGGGAAGGGGTGTGGCCTGGAGGGACAGGGGGTGTGGCCTGGAGGGGCTGGTCCCCCCACCTGGGAAGGGGTGTGACCTGGAGGGACAGTCCCCCCACCTGGGAAGGGGGAGTggcctggaggggcagggggtgtggaaGGGGTGTGGCCTGGAGGGACAGTCCCCCCACCTGGGAAGGGGGAGTggcctggaggggcagggggtgtggcctgGAGGGGCTGGTCCCCCCACCTGGGAAGGGGGAGTggcctggaggggcagggggtgtggcctgGAGGGGCTGGTCCCCCCAACTGGGAAGGGGTgtggcctggagccccctccccccccaccgggcAGCGCCTGAcactcccaccccctctcccacagGTGCCGGTGCGGTGCAGCCCGCGCTACGTGGAGCGGTTCGAGCCGCAGCGGGCGGCGCGGGTCGGGGGCGTCCCACTGGTGGTGCTGGACTGCGCCCAGCTCTGCTTCgagggccggggccggcggctCTACGACCTGCAGGGCTGCGCCCTGGCCGCCCCCAGCGGCTTCCTGGCCTTCTGCTGCAGCGCCGCCctgcggggcggggagggggggccggGACTGCCCCCCTTCCTGCAGGACGGCCCCGTGGCCCTCAGCGCCCGGCAGGGGGAGGCCAGCCGGCAGGTGCTGAGCCTGGCCAGCCTGGCCGACAAGGCCCTGCGCTTCCGCTTCCTGCGGGGGGTCCAGccccccgccatggagggccaGGTGGGGCGGGCCTGGGCCATCTGCTGCTACCTGGCCTGCCTGCTGCATGAGCCCATGGGGCTGGCCTAGGCAGGGGGGTCTGCCTCTGCCCCTGGGGGGAGGTGGGCCTTGGGgattccctgcctccccccatgGCTGGCAGGTGTGGGGCTGGTATAGGGCCCTGCATTCGAAGGGAGATCTGGGGAGCATCCAAGGGGGCTcactgggggtgggcaggggggtcCTGCTCTCAGCTGTAGCTGATCTATGTGGCAGCCTGGATAGGGCATTTGGCCCCCCAATGCCCCCTCTTGGGGGGGTCCACACTGGGAGGGGGCtatggttgggggaggggcaaatcctgctcctcagccctgggaggggccgagcccccccgccccccaattccAGCCCACGAAGGCAGGAGGATGGGATGGTATTGGGGCGCTGGAGGCAGCTGGATCCCTATCATTCCCCCTTCCACACAGGTGCGGGTAAAGCGAGGCACAGGAAGACCATGCTCAGCCaagggtggagccagggatagaacccaggagtcctggctcccaggaccCTTCCCCCGCTCTCACCACTAGTCCAGACTCCCCTCCTAGAGTCAGGGAGAGAAATGGTGTTAAGTGGTTAGAgcacactggggctgggagccaggactcctgggttctatcctcagcTTTGCTGCTTCGGTTTCCCGCTTTGTTttctccccctcctgtccccGGGCTCGAGCCGTTTGGGGGTGCCTGGAGAGGGGAGGCAATTCCCCACCTTTGCcaaacgggagggggggggggctgcagggccacatCCCTGCTGCTCTCCATGCAGATGGGTTCGTGGATTATTTGTAACCTGTCCCCGCTTTTGGCTGGAAATAAACCCTTTGTTCCTGGGAACGGCGGTGAGGAGAGATCCGTGAGCAGGGCCCCCTCCAATAATCCACCTGTATTGCAACCTgggggcacagccctgccccacagccacgGGGAGCAGGAGAAAGCCCTGGGCCCCTCCCTTGACAGAGCGGGATTGTGGGTTCtgggggggtcaggactcctgggttctctctctctctctcccaggctctgggagggaagtgggatctagtgattagagcagggggctgggagccaggactcctgggttctctcccccaggctcttggaggggagtggggtctagtggttagagcaggggtggggtgggctttccatgtcctggccccagctctccccTGGGGGAGGTtggctggaggggcagggcactggccACTTGCAGCGTAAGTGAGGCACCTGCTGGGATCGCCTCTGCCCCACTAACTCGGAGCCCATCCAGCAGAGCCCTGGGGCAGAACAGatcgcggggggggagggagagagaatgacAGTGCTCCACACGGCTCACCGGCCCCAAGCAGCCCACAGCCCCCCGGAGGAGCCAACGCCAGGGTACAGGGGGCAGCCCCGGGCGGAAGCCTGAGCCCTACTGGAAGGGCAGGTGCCCCCAAAACCTAGTCCTGCCCCCCTCACAGCTGCTGTCTGTGGGAGAGGGACAGGGGCAAATACAGACACTGTTACAACCTGGGGCGGCCCAGGGGCTACTTATCCAGGGACCCCTCACCTGGTGCTGAGACGTGGCCCCACCGCAGTAGGGCTGGTTATCCAGGGATTCCTCACCCAGTGCCGAGATGGGGCACGGCGCAGGGGCTGGGTATATGGGGACCCCTCCCCTGGTGCTGAGACATGGCCCctctggggcgaggggggggctgggtatatgGGGGCCCGTTGCCCCGCACTGGGACatggcccctctggggtggggcgtgggggctgGGTGTACGGGGACCCCTCACCCAGCGCTGGGACGTGGCCCCTCTGGGTTAGTGGGGGGAAGGGCACCGCCCCGCAAGCAAACACAGCAGACGCCAGCCCACGGTTCTGACCCATTTATTGGACACAGGCAGGTGCGGGCCGGCGCCGTTAGTTCTTGTAGCCCCGGCTGGGGCGGCGGCCCCGGGCCCGCTCGAACTTCCGCCCCTTGGAGCGCACGTAGGGcctgcggggaggggagagaggggttagccctgccccccatgccaGGGATTCCCCCACTCTGCTCCGGCCCAGTTCACAGGCTGCCCCCCGCCCGCTCTCCAGGGGTGGAAGGCCCAGGGGGCACCCCGCGGCCGGTGCTGGCTCCAGGGGCAGCACGAGGGGGGGTTGTTTTCAGACATGACCCAACGCATTAGCGGGGCAGGTCACGGGGCTCTAGTGTCtctgggagtcctggctccccccccccatagccggggagagaacccaggagtcctggctcccagccccgcaaccaccagaccccactcccctcccatagcgagggagagaacccagcagtcctggctcccagccccccctcccccccatagccggggagagaacccaggagtcctgacccccccccctccccccaagaacaTGATCCACTCTGGGGATATGCCTCTATTACCCGGACttccccccagccagggctcgTGCTCAGCCCAGCTGGGCCAGGCACAGGAAGCGGgacctggagcaggggcgggaggggggtttGCACTCACTTGGTGTGACTGTGGGGGGTGCCGGGGGCCTTGCCGAAGTGCCGGTACACCTCGCGTCCCTTCCTGGGCCCTGTGGGGAGACAGCGTTACACCAACAGTGACCCCTCGCATGggggcgcagccccccccccccaactcccaggaAAGGCCCGGAGGGAAGGACGTGGCCTCTGGTTCAGAGACAGCGCAAGGAGGGCTGCTCCGGCCACCAGCCCACAGGGGCAGCCTGGCCCTATGCAGAGCTCGGGGGCCAGCAACTCCATGTGCCAGGGCACGGTGGGGAGAGCCCCGTTCTTCTGCGCCAGGAGCCCCCCCACAGCTGTGCCCAAGGCAACTCCCAGGCCGGGCAGGGTAGAGCTTGACTTTAGGGAGGCTTCTGATACCGTCCCGCAGACCTGATCATGCACAAACTAGGGAAAgccaacctagatggagctactataaggggggtgcagaactggttggaaaaccgtccCCAGAGAGTAGTGATCGAAGGGCagaacgagtggggtcccgcagggatcggttctgttcaatatctgatttacataatggcatagagagaacacggataaagtttgtggacgataccaagctgggaggggttgcgagcgctttgggggacaggattaaaattcaaaatgatctggacaaacgggagaaatggtctgaagtcaataggatgaaattcaataaggacaggggactggactcgatgacgtCTCgaagtcctttccagtcctagaatctatgaaatgcaaagtgctccacttaggaaggaacaatcagttgcacacatacaatgaatgcatccgatgaagtgggttttagcccacgaaagtttatgctcaaataaatttgttagtctctaaggtgccacaagtacttctgttctttaaactgggaaatgacggcctaggaaggagtacggcagaaaaggatctgggggaccacaacagtgtaacgctgctgcaaaaaaagcaaacatccttctgggatgtattggcagaagtgttgtaagcaagacacgagaagtaattcttccgcgctgattaggcctcaactggagtattgggtccagttctgggcgccacatttcaggaaagatgtggagaaattggagaaagtccagagagcagcaacaaaaatgattaaaggtctagaaaacatgagctatgagggaagattgaaaacattgggtttgtttagtctggagaagagacgactagactgggaggggacaggataacagttttcaagtacataaaaggttgttacaaggaggagcgagaaaaattgttcttcttaacctccgatgataggacaagaagcaatgggcttaaattacagcaagggcggtttaggttggacattagaaaaaacttcctgtcagggtggttaggcactggaataaattgcccagggaggttgtgcaatctccatcactggggatttttaagagcaggttggacaaacacctgtcagggatggcctagataatcctccgtcctaccatgagtgcagggggctggactaaatgacctctcgaagtcccttccagttctataattctatgtagggccccctgcctggggcagccagctctggggtggggcgcgggggctgAGTATACAGGGACCCCTTGCCCAGTGCAGAGAcgcagcccctctggggtgggtcaCGGGGGCTGGATACACAGGGACCCTATATCCAGTGCTGGGACGCAgtccctctggggtggagcgcggGGGCTGGAtacacagggacccctcgcccggtgcTGGGAcacggcccctctggggtggggcaggtcaATTTCAACAGCACTAACAGTGCAGGCCCCAACACCCCACCCTGTTCAAACTGGCTGCCCggggacagcgccccctactgagccctggccctgcagcccagctggCCCCCGCTGCCTGTTGCAAGTTGTGTGGGGCAGGGCCAGTGCCTGTCCCAGCAGAGGGCGTGGGAGGACTCACCCGAGAGTAGCACGGTGCCCTGGCCCTTGGGGGCTGCCATGGCCAGCTGGTCAAAGGTCATGATCTGACCCCCTGCCTTCAGGATGCGACTGCGGGCTCCTTGGGTCACCCGCAGGGCACAGACCTGCCAGGAGAGACGGGTCAGTGACACCCCAGTGctggcccccagcctccccccccactcccctcccagtagagaacccgggagtcctgcccccagccccccaccccaaacactagccccccactcccctcccagagctggggagagaatccaggagtcctggcccccccctcaccccccattcccctcccagaaccagttTCACCTTCAGCTTGGGGATGTCGTGGATGCGGATGTCGTCGGTGACGGTTCCCACCACCACGGCCGTCTTGTTATCCCGCCCCGGCAGCTTCATCTTGCGGatctggggcaggaagggggcagaggctcagtgagaccccccccctctgggcagtgCCCCCTGGGACATGGCCCTCCCCGGACACGCTGTCAGTATCTCCAGGGTACAGGGACTCAGGCAGGGGGTCGAGGGTAGGGCCGGCCCGGCAGGGGCCGCGGGTCGAGGGTAGGGCCGGCAGGGGCCGTGGGTCGGGGCCGTGTAGGGCCCGCGGGGTCGAGGGTGGGGCCGGCCCCGCAGGGTCCGTGGGACGGGGGTCGGGGTTTGGGGCCGCGGGATGGGGTTCGAGGGTAGGGCCGGCCCGGCAGGGGCCGCAGGACGGGGTTTGGGGCCATGTAgggccagcaggggctgcagtcGAGGGTAGGGCCAGCCCGGCAGGGGCTGCGGGTAGGGCCGGCCCGGTAGGGGCCGCGGGACGGGGTTTGGGGCCATGTAGGGCCGGCAGGGGCTGCAGTCGAGGGTAGGGCCAGCCTGGCAGGGGTTGCGGGTAGGGCCGGCCCGGCAGGGGCCGCGGGACGGGGTTTGGGGCTGTGTAGGGCCGGCAGGGGCCGTGGTGGAGGGGCACcagcagaccccccctcccccggtcccCACTTACCATGCGGGAGAGGGCAAGCGGCGGGCGGTTGGTGCGGCTCATGAAGAGGCGTTTCAGGACAACCTTGTTGAAGCGGGAGCTGGTGCGGCGCGCCAGGAAACGGTACAGCTAGGGGGACACGGCCGTCAGGGGGAGCCCttcgccccgcccccaccccgcaggcacccaggggaaactgaggcagcgaaGGGGTCTACTGGCTGCGCTTGCACAGGTCACATCAGTCAGCGGCAGAGCCAagcacagaacccaggtgtcctggctcccagccccccctccccttcccagagccagggacagatcccaggagtcctcactccccaccctcccccagcggagagaacccaggcatcctggcagGGGGCGCGTTACCTTGACCAGCAGGCGCAGGTAGATGTCCTGGCTCTTAGGCTCCGTGCGGCGAACCTTGCGGTCCTTGTTGTGTCGGATATCGACACCCTGGGGGGGAAAGACACCgtcaggacccctgcctcagtgtcccctcccccaggactCCCCAAGCTATGGGTCTGAGGGGTGCCCTGACTCTCCCATGCACCCAGTACCCCATAAGTcaccccatcccctgctgccactaccccaacagccacagctcccaggcaaattagaaccccccccaccccagggtgcaCACAGCAGCCCCCCCATGCCCTGTCCCCCCAGCTCCTCATGCCCCCCCAGTCCCCAGATCCTCCCTTCCTCATCCTGCTCCTTACGGGGTgaccccccagcctcccccaaaCAGCCCACCCACCAGTGCCACCCCTCCTCTCAGACCATATGCCCCACAGTACCCCCCACACTGGGTGCCCTCTGTATCCTCCCCCGCTGGGTGCTCCCCGCCACACCAGGTAACCTCCATGCCCTCTGCTCCACaggtccccccaacccccaccccacttgGTGCCCCATGTGCCCCCTCACCTCCTCTTATATgacctccttcccagcctctgcACAGGGTGCCCCCCataccctcccccaacccccactgggatccccccacccctgctatgTGCCCCCCGTACCCTCCCCCACTgggatccccccacccctgctatgTGCCCCCcgtaccctcctccacccccactgggtgccccccacccccgctaggTGCCCCCCgtaccctcccccaaccccccctgggatccccccccccacggctGGGTACCCCCCACTCTCACATGCCaccccccagacccctccccttGCCCGCCCCCCACCAGCTGTCCCCGGGCaggagcccccccagctccccgcatGTGCGCGGGGAGGCCCCGGCGATGGAGGCCCCCCCGCCCATTCAGGGCGATCCGGCCCCCCGGGGCCCCGCcacggccccccgcagccccGGGCTCGGCGCCCCCGCCCGGCGGATGGCGGCGGAttcccccgcgcccccccccccggcttaccatggcggcggcggcggcggctcggcCTGGGAAGGAAGGAGG
It contains:
- the RPL18 gene encoding large ribosomal subunit protein eL18, which translates into the protein MGVDIRHNKDRKVRRTEPKSQDIYLRLLVKLYRFLARRTSSRFNKVVLKRLFMSRTNRPPLALSRMIRKMKLPGRDNKTAVVVGTVTDDIRIHDIPKLKVCALRVTQGARSRILKAGGQIMTFDQLAMAAPKGQGTVLLSGPRKGREVYRHFGKAPGTPHSHTKPYVRSKGRKFERARGRRPSRGYKN